The following proteins are encoded in a genomic region of Gemmatimonadaceae bacterium:
- a CDS encoding iron-sulfur cluster assembly accessory protein, with protein sequence MSTSTTSDIEITVTPGAAVEVKKFMEAESVTSEQGGLRVSVQPGGCSGFKYSLVIEDRSAEDDFVLDNDGFRVFVDPFSAQYISGVTIDYVTSMQGSGFTFKNPNATGGCGCGTSFTA encoded by the coding sequence ATGTCTACATCGACAACATCGGATATCGAGATCACGGTCACGCCCGGCGCGGCCGTTGAAGTCAAGAAGTTCATGGAGGCCGAAAGCGTCACCAGCGAGCAGGGCGGACTCCGTGTCAGCGTGCAGCCGGGCGGATGCAGCGGCTTCAAGTACAGCCTTGTAATCGAGGACCGGAGCGCTGAAGACGACTTCGTTCTCGACAACGACGGCTTCAGGGTTTTCGTGGATCCGTTCTCGGCGCAGTACATCTCCGGGGTGACCATAGACTATGTCACGTCAATGCAGGGTTCAGGATTCACTTTCAAGAACCCGAACGCGACGGGTGGCTGCGGTTGCGGTACGTCGTTCACCGCCTGA
- a CDS encoding CDP-alcohol phosphatidyltransferase family protein has product MKRIWESIIKGYLRVIEPVAALLVKLRINPNVLTTVGTLCTVAGGIAFGMGHIRTAGWIIGLTAIFDVLDGTIARRTGQSTVFGAFYDSTLDRVADGVVLGGIAFFFVTSPVHHNLPMVVVSLLGIIGTFLVSYTRARAEGLGIDARVGVMQRPERVVLLSVPQAFFGLALNGWVLICVVGILTLTAWITAFQRILFVRRTALNTVSTPLRVLNDKSPPSPRSAPRRAQS; this is encoded by the coding sequence ATGAAAAGAATCTGGGAGTCGATAATCAAGGGCTACCTCCGGGTAATCGAGCCGGTGGCGGCGCTGCTGGTGAAGCTCCGGATCAATCCCAACGTCCTCACGACCGTCGGGACGCTCTGCACGGTCGCGGGCGGGATCGCTTTCGGGATGGGCCACATCCGGACGGCCGGCTGGATCATCGGACTCACGGCGATCTTCGATGTCCTCGATGGTACCATCGCCCGGCGCACCGGGCAGTCCACCGTATTCGGCGCATTCTACGATTCGACGCTCGACCGGGTCGCTGACGGCGTGGTGCTCGGTGGAATCGCGTTCTTTTTCGTGACGAGCCCGGTCCACCACAATCTGCCGATGGTGGTGGTCTCTCTCCTCGGCATCATCGGCACGTTCCTCGTGAGCTACACGCGGGCGCGTGCGGAAGGCCTTGGTATTGATGCCAGGGTTGGCGTCATGCAGCGGCCCGAGCGTGTAGTGCTGTTGTCGGTGCCGCAGGCGTTCTTCGGCCTGGCTCTCAACGGGTGGGTACTGATCTGCGTCGTCGGCATTCTCACGCTGACCGCCTGGATCACCGCGTTCCAGCGCATTCTTTTCGTTCGACGCACCGCGCTCAACACCGTCTCGACGCCTTTGCGCGTCCTCAACGACAAATCACCGCCGTCGCCGCGCTCGGCGCCCCGGCGTGCACAATCCTAA
- a CDS encoding sodium:solute symporter family protein yields the protein MTLSAIDWAIVAAYFLLSTVVGLMFTRKGGESLNEYFLSGRNVSWWLAGASMVATTFAADTPLVVTGLVAAHGVAGNWLWWNMVMSGMLTVFFFARLWRRANVMTDVEFAEIRYSGPPARFLRGFRALYLAIPINLIILGWVTRAMIKILTISLGVSPILAVGICFVITVVYSVAAGLWAVLWTDLIQFVVKMSAVIILAVYSVKAVGGIAVMKVKLAEHFGSSDAALSVLPVSMGEGGFHAYAWMPLLALGVFLSVQWWAAWYPGAEPGGGGYVAQRIFSARTERDGVLATLFFQVAHYALRPWPWIVTGLATVILYPDLVDKESGYVKAFVDYLPTPWKGVMMAGFAAAYMSTVGTHLNWGASYLVNDFYKRFIRQSETERHYVKVSRIATVLLFIASIGVTSQLSSIEQAWKFLLALGAGTGLVLILRWYWWRINAWSEISAMITSFVVSTIAFQTVPQRFAKGDPNADATIMLLTVVISTIVWLTVTFMTSPEPDEVLTAFYRRVRPGGRGWRRIAEGAGFGAEGMEGGALAWTNWIAGIVAVYSTLFGIGKLIFGETGRGLVLLAIAAAAFAWIARSFRGSGSLGESDRSAGARADSLEPAVALPSTPASS from the coding sequence ATGACTCTTTCCGCGATTGACTGGGCGATCGTAGCGGCCTACTTCCTCCTCTCCACGGTGGTCGGCCTGATGTTCACCCGAAAAGGCGGCGAGAGCCTCAACGAGTATTTCCTCTCCGGGCGCAACGTGAGCTGGTGGCTGGCCGGCGCATCAATGGTCGCCACCACGTTCGCGGCTGACACGCCGCTCGTCGTGACGGGACTCGTCGCCGCGCACGGTGTCGCCGGCAACTGGCTGTGGTGGAACATGGTGATGAGCGGAATGCTCACGGTGTTCTTCTTCGCGCGCCTGTGGCGGCGCGCCAACGTGATGACGGATGTGGAGTTCGCGGAGATCAGGTACAGCGGCCCGCCGGCGCGATTTCTCCGCGGCTTCCGCGCGCTCTACCTCGCGATTCCGATCAACCTGATCATTCTCGGCTGGGTCACGCGGGCGATGATCAAGATCCTGACGATCTCGCTCGGCGTCTCGCCGATTCTCGCGGTGGGGATCTGCTTCGTGATCACGGTGGTCTACTCCGTGGCCGCCGGGCTGTGGGCGGTGCTGTGGACCGATCTCATCCAGTTCGTCGTCAAGATGTCGGCGGTCATCATCCTCGCGGTGTATTCGGTGAAAGCGGTCGGTGGAATCGCGGTGATGAAGGTCAAGCTGGCCGAGCATTTCGGCTCCAGCGATGCCGCGCTCTCGGTGTTGCCTGTATCCATGGGAGAGGGCGGATTCCACGCCTATGCGTGGATGCCTCTGCTGGCGCTCGGGGTGTTCCTCTCCGTGCAGTGGTGGGCGGCCTGGTATCCGGGAGCCGAGCCGGGCGGCGGCGGCTACGTCGCGCAGCGGATCTTCTCCGCGAGGACCGAGCGGGACGGCGTTCTCGCCACACTCTTCTTCCAGGTTGCGCACTACGCGCTCCGCCCGTGGCCGTGGATCGTCACCGGTCTGGCGACCGTCATCCTGTATCCCGATCTCGTGGACAAGGAATCGGGATATGTGAAGGCGTTCGTGGATTACCTGCCGACGCCATGGAAGGGCGTGATGATGGCCGGATTCGCTGCCGCGTACATGTCCACTGTGGGAACGCACCTCAACTGGGGCGCGTCGTACCTCGTCAACGATTTCTACAAACGTTTCATCCGTCAATCGGAGACTGAGCGGCACTACGTGAAAGTGTCACGCATCGCGACAGTGCTGCTGTTCATCGCGTCTATCGGCGTGACATCGCAGCTTTCCTCGATCGAGCAGGCGTGGAAGTTCCTCCTCGCGCTCGGCGCGGGAACGGGGCTCGTGCTCATTCTCCGCTGGTACTGGTGGCGCATCAACGCATGGTCCGAGATCAGCGCGATGATCACGTCCTTCGTCGTCTCGACGATCGCGTTCCAGACAGTCCCGCAGAGATTCGCGAAGGGCGATCCGAACGCCGACGCCACGATCATGCTGCTTACCGTCGTTATCAGCACGATCGTGTGGCTGACGGTCACGTTCATGACGAGCCCGGAGCCGGATGAAGTGCTGACGGCGTTCTATCGCCGCGTGCGGCCGGGCGGACGGGGATGGCGGCGCATTGCCGAAGGCGCCGGATTCGGTGCCGAAGGGATGGAAGGCGGCGCACTCGCGTGGACCAACTGGATCGCCGGAATCGTTGCGGTGTATTCAACTCTGTTCGGGATCGGGAAGCTCATTTTCGGCGAGACGGGGAGAGGACTCGTTCTTCTCGCCATCGCCGCCGCGGCGTTTGCATGGATTGCGCGCTCCTTCCGGGGATCAGGCAGTCTGGGCGAAAGCGACCGGTCCGCGGGAGCGCGGGCCGATTCACTCGAGCCGGCGGTTGCCCTACCATCGACGCCGGCGTCATCGTAA
- a CDS encoding inositol-3-phosphate synthase, with protein sequence MPSSADVRTPPAPATGKLGILTPGLGAVATTFMAGVESVRRGYARPIGSLTQMATIRLGKRTDNRSPLIRDFVPLASLDDIVFGAWDPIPDDGYTAARKAGVLNEKDLEKVADFMKAIKPMPAVFDNHYVTRIHGSNVKQGKNKRDLAEQLRQDIRDFKAKNGLDRLVIVWCASTEIFIRPGPQHATLEAFEKAMDESDEAIAPSMLYAYAAIMENVPFCNGAPNLCVDIPALTKLAIDRGVPVSGKDFKTGQTWLKTVIAPGIKARMLGLAGWYSTNILGNRDGEVLDDPASFKTKEESKLSVLHTILQPELYPELYKDFSHVVRINYYPPRGDNKEGWDNIDIVGWMNYPMQIKVNFLCRDSILAAPIALDLALFSDFAHRAGMKGIQEWLSFYYKSPMTAEGLQPEHDLFIQQTKLKNTLRFLMGEDQITHLGLEYYA encoded by the coding sequence TTGCCGTCTTCCGCTGATGTTCGCACTCCCCCCGCACCGGCGACCGGGAAGCTGGGCATTCTTACGCCCGGACTCGGCGCCGTCGCCACGACCTTCATGGCTGGCGTGGAGAGCGTAAGGCGCGGCTATGCCAGGCCCATCGGGTCGCTCACGCAGATGGCGACGATACGCCTCGGCAAGCGCACCGACAACCGATCCCCGCTGATACGCGACTTCGTTCCGCTCGCCAGCCTCGACGACATCGTTTTCGGCGCGTGGGATCCGATTCCCGACGACGGGTACACCGCGGCCCGCAAGGCGGGCGTTCTCAACGAGAAGGATCTCGAGAAGGTCGCCGACTTCATGAAGGCCATCAAGCCGATGCCGGCGGTTTTCGACAACCACTACGTCACCCGCATTCACGGATCCAACGTCAAGCAGGGAAAGAACAAGCGCGATCTCGCCGAGCAGCTGCGACAGGACATCCGCGACTTCAAGGCGAAGAACGGTCTCGACCGGCTGGTCATCGTGTGGTGCGCATCCACCGAGATATTCATCCGCCCCGGTCCGCAGCACGCGACGCTTGAAGCGTTCGAGAAGGCGATGGACGAGAGCGACGAAGCAATCGCACCGTCCATGCTCTACGCGTACGCGGCGATCATGGAGAACGTGCCGTTCTGCAACGGCGCGCCGAATCTGTGCGTTGACATTCCCGCGCTGACGAAGCTGGCGATCGACCGCGGCGTTCCGGTCTCGGGCAAGGATTTCAAGACCGGCCAGACGTGGCTGAAGACCGTCATCGCGCCGGGCATCAAGGCGCGCATGCTCGGTCTCGCGGGCTGGTACAGCACGAACATCCTCGGCAACCGCGACGGAGAAGTGCTGGACGATCCGGCATCGTTCAAGACGAAGGAGGAGTCCAAGCTTTCCGTGCTGCACACGATTCTTCAGCCCGAGCTGTATCCCGAGCTGTACAAGGATTTCTCGCACGTCGTGCGGATCAACTACTATCCGCCGCGCGGCGACAACAAGGAAGGCTGGGACAACATCGACATCGTCGGCTGGATGAATTATCCGATGCAGATCAAGGTCAACTTCCTCTGCCGCGATTCCATTCTTGCCGCGCCGATCGCTCTCGATCTCGCTCTCTTCTCCGACTTCGCGCACCGCGCGGGCATGAAGGGCATCCAGGAGTGGCTCTCGTTCTACTACAAGAGTCCGATGACGGCCGAGGGGCTCCAGCCCGAGCATGACCTGTTCATTCAGCAGACCAAGCTCAAGAACACTCTTCGCTTTCTGATGGGCGAAGACCAGATAACGCACCTCGGACTGGAGTACTACGCGTGA
- a CDS encoding DUF1343 domain-containing protein, with amino-acid sequence MARYFIPLIGLTLAAAGCTVTSGKLDPTYELAAERVKPGISILLGDSMGLIRGKRIGLLTNQTGVNERGDSDIDLLRNDRAKKEKVDLVMLFSPEHGIRGTEDHDNIADAVDTRSGLPIISLYGAGTTAFPDSEMRKLDALVFDLQDIGTRTWTYVGAMVYSMRAAARTGKTIIVLDRPNPLTGFFVEGPLLDSALADPDDPTPAKRGQAYALYPTPLRHGMTMGEMALFFNDVLGIKANLKVVPMRSWRRELWFDRTGLPWVRPSPNLPSLQSAMVYPGLVAFEGSNLSVGRGTPTAFQLVGAPWLKAEATVKILKDREIPGVRFLVEEYTPEKPTDGKYGGQKLQGIRILVTNRNSMQPSRVGAALLWAIAKTSGSDLRLNNRTFDLRFGAARVREALLRGEDPDVVIDREYKAVFDFREKARRYLLYP; translated from the coding sequence ATGGCGCGATACTTCATCCCCCTGATCGGACTGACGCTGGCGGCCGCCGGCTGCACCGTGACGAGCGGCAAGCTCGATCCGACCTACGAGCTCGCTGCCGAACGCGTGAAACCCGGCATCTCGATTCTCCTCGGCGACAGCATGGGGCTGATTCGCGGAAAGCGGATCGGACTCCTGACCAATCAGACCGGCGTCAACGAGAGGGGCGACTCCGACATTGACCTGCTGCGGAACGACAGGGCGAAAAAGGAGAAGGTGGATCTGGTGATGCTGTTCTCGCCGGAGCACGGGATCCGCGGAACCGAAGATCACGACAACATCGCCGACGCGGTGGATACCAGGTCGGGCCTTCCGATCATCTCGCTTTACGGCGCGGGGACAACAGCGTTTCCGGACAGCGAGATGCGGAAACTCGACGCGCTCGTGTTTGATCTGCAGGACATCGGAACGCGCACATGGACGTATGTCGGCGCGATGGTGTACTCGATGCGGGCGGCGGCGCGGACGGGAAAGACGATCATCGTTCTCGACAGGCCGAATCCGCTCACCGGATTTTTCGTCGAAGGGCCGCTCCTCGACAGCGCGCTGGCCGACCCCGATGATCCGACTCCGGCGAAACGCGGGCAGGCATACGCGCTCTATCCGACGCCTCTCAGGCACGGGATGACGATGGGGGAGATGGCTCTCTTCTTCAACGACGTCCTCGGCATCAAGGCAAATCTCAAGGTCGTTCCGATGAGGAGCTGGCGCCGCGAGCTGTGGTTCGACCGGACAGGCCTTCCGTGGGTCAGGCCATCGCCGAACCTGCCGTCGCTGCAGAGCGCGATGGTTTATCCCGGCCTCGTCGCGTTCGAAGGGTCAAACCTGTCGGTTGGGCGGGGCACACCTACCGCATTTCAGCTGGTCGGTGCGCCATGGCTCAAGGCCGAGGCGACGGTCAAGATCCTGAAGGATCGCGAGATTCCGGGAGTGCGCTTTCTGGTTGAGGAGTACACGCCGGAGAAGCCGACCGATGGGAAATACGGGGGCCAGAAGCTTCAGGGGATCCGTATCCTCGTGACCAACCGGAACTCGATGCAGCCATCGCGCGTCGGAGCAGCTCTCCTGTGGGCGATAGCGAAAACATCGGGGAGCGATCTCAGGCTCAACAACCGCACTTTCGATCTCCGGTTCGGCGCCGCGCGCGTTCGCGAGGCGTTGCTGCGCGGAGAGGACCCCGATGTGGTGATTGACCGCGAGTACAAGGCCGTTTTCGATTTCAGGGAGAAGGCGCGCCGCTATCTCCTTTATCCGTAG